GGTGGCCAGAGCGGTCCCGGTGAATGGATACACGGCTGCTTGTCCAAAAGGGGCCAGGGCTGTGGGAATGGGAGAAGTTAGTGTCTGTCCCTGGTTCAAATAAGCCACTACCCTCCTCATTTCTTCCAAAGCCTGTGCCTGCATTAAGATGTAGTTCTTGGCCAACAACAAAGTAGCGATTTTTGAAAGTTTTCTTACAGAAGGGCTGTGAGCATAAGGGATCACTGACCGAAGACCATCCAAGGCGTCGTTTAGATCGTGCATTCTCCTTCGCTCCCTTGCGTTGATATTCAGCCGGAGTGATCTCTGTTCCTTGGGCTTTTTGGTGCGTTTATCTTCGCCAAATGCGGGGCCTCCTTTTGAATCCACCGGGCCGAAGCTGTCGTCGTCCTCGTCGCTTGTGTGCTCACCTCCGCTTTCCGTAGACTTTGCTGTTTGACTCGTAAGGAAATCAGCACCTACAGATCCGGGA
The Acipenser ruthenus chromosome 18, fAciRut3.2 maternal haplotype, whole genome shotgun sequence DNA segment above includes these coding regions:
- the LOC117964394 gene encoding class E basic helix-loop-helix protein 23-like, yielding MNVGEEGIFHGADARMDELKSISNDALIDLTQRYGQSAFSFGAGHGAGSAGRYPGSVGADFLTSQTAKSTESGGEHTSDEDDDSFGPVDSKGGPAFGEDKRTKKPKEQRSLRLNINARERRRMHDLNDALDGLRSVIPYAHSPSVRKLSKIATLLLAKNYILMQAQALEEMRRVVAYLNQGQTLTSPIPTALAPFGQAAVYPFTGTALATCAEKCTTYTGAPSSLFKHCSDKP